The Sphingobacteriaceae bacterium genome has a segment encoding these proteins:
- a CDS encoding glycosyltransferase family 2 protein, with translation MIKLSVVIITFNEEKNIERCLLSVKEVADEIVVLDSFSADKTEEICKKHGVRFVQQAFDGHIEQKNRAITYSSHNHVLSLDADEALDKQLIESIKKIKLDFKKDGYYMNRLTNYCGHWVKHCGWYPDKKLRLWDKSKGAWTGMNPHDRYELFNGDEHTGFLKGDILHYSYYTIEDHYKQVDYFTSIAAKAYLAKGKNAAFYKLFVNPIAKFIDHYVLHLGFLDGLAGYRISKISAYATYLKYKKIRSLYSGK, from the coding sequence GTGATTAAATTGTCGGTTGTAATAATAACCTTCAATGAGGAAAAAAACATTGAACGTTGCCTGCTTTCTGTAAAGGAAGTGGCTGATGAAATAGTGGTTTTAGACTCTTTTAGTGCCGATAAAACAGAAGAGATTTGTAAAAAGCACGGTGTTCGGTTTGTGCAACAAGCTTTTGATGGGCATATTGAACAAAAAAACCGGGCAATAACCTATAGCTCACATAATCACGTACTTTCCCTGGATGCAGACGAAGCCTTAGACAAGCAATTAATAGAATCGATTAAAAAAATTAAGCTGGATTTTAAAAAGGACGGGTATTATATGAACCGTTTAACCAATTATTGCGGGCATTGGGTTAAACATTGTGGCTGGTATCCGGATAAGAAGTTAAGATTGTGGGATAAAAGTAAGGGCGCGTGGACCGGAATGAATCCCCACGATCGATACGAATTGTTTAATGGTGATGAGCATACCGGATTTTTAAAAGGTGATATTTTACATTATAGTTATTATACGATTGAGGATCACTATAAGCAGGTAGATTATTTCACCTCAATTGCCGCCAAAGCTTATTTAGCCAAAGGAAAAAATGCGGCTTTTTATAAACTTTTTGTTAATCCAATTGCAAAGTTTATTGATCATTATGTTTTGCATTTGGGATTTTTAGATGGATTGGCCGGATATCGAATTTCAAAAATTTCAGCTTATGCCACTTATTTAAAATATAAAAAAATCAGGAGTTTGTATAGTGGAAAATAA
- a CDS encoding glycosyltransferase family 9 protein, which yields MENKPVYIISRTDSIGDVILTLPMLGLLKKNCPACKIIFLGKRYTEDVVLASEHVDEFLDYNEIEKKDIQNQIEALQSYKATHFIHVFPVKSIALLAKKAKIQNRIGTTNRLYHWTTCNRLISLSRKNSDLHETQLNIKLLEKIIESTEVSLNEIPNLYGFTKLKSFEHESLSLPTKDKFNIIIHPKSKGSALEWGLENFKKLIDLLPSEKYRVFISGTADDELAMKEFILDNPKAINISGKLSLQQFIPFIKACDALVAASTGPLHIASAVGIKAIGLFSSRRPIHPGRWKPVGINSHALVFDPNCVTCAKGKYCECIKQINPQQVVNLLENK from the coding sequence GTGGAAAATAAACCGGTTTACATCATAAGCAGAACAGATAGTATCGGCGATGTTATATTAACCTTGCCCATGTTAGGCCTTTTAAAAAAAAATTGTCCGGCCTGTAAAATCATTTTTTTAGGTAAACGTTATACAGAAGATGTAGTACTGGCCAGTGAACATGTGGATGAGTTTTTGGATTATAACGAGATTGAAAAAAAAGATATTCAAAATCAAATTGAAGCATTACAATCTTATAAAGCAACGCATTTCATTCATGTTTTTCCTGTAAAATCAATAGCCTTACTTGCCAAAAAAGCAAAAATTCAAAATCGAATAGGTACAACTAATCGTTTGTATCATTGGACAACTTGTAATCGGCTTATCTCGCTTTCTCGAAAAAATTCTGATTTACATGAGACCCAATTGAATATTAAATTACTGGAAAAGATTATTGAAAGTACAGAGGTGAGCCTAAATGAAATTCCGAATTTGTATGGATTTACGAAGCTCAAATCTTTTGAACATGAAAGCCTGAGTTTACCTACAAAAGATAAATTTAATATTATTATTCACCCCAAATCGAAAGGAAGTGCTTTGGAATGGGGATTAGAGAATTTTAAAAAATTAATTGATTTATTGCCATCCGAAAAATATCGAGTTTTTATTAGTGGAACTGCAGATGATGAATTAGCTATGAAGGAATTTATTTTAGATAATCCAAAGGCCATAAACATAAGCGGTAAACTTTCATTACAACAATTTATTCCGTTTATCAAGGCTTGTGATGCATTAGTGGCTGCAAGCACCGGGCCTTTGCATATTGCTTCGGCAGTAGGAATAAAAGCTATTGGATTATTTTCATCTCGCCGACCAATTCATCCGGGTCGATGGAAGCCAGTAGGAATAAATTCGCATGCTTTGGTATTTGATCCAAATTGCGTTACCTGTGCAAAGGGTAAATATTGTGAATGCATTAAACAAATAAATCCGCAACAAGTGGTAAATTTACTGGAGAATAAATGA
- a CDS encoding SDR family oxidoreductase, with protein sequence MKEFKDKVVWITGASSGIGEALAIDLAKKGCRLILSARRENELKRVGENTKLPPLDLMILPLDLINTSNASAWVAQIINHFGRIDILINNGGMSQRSSLLETTVEIERELMEVNYFAQVNIAKAVLPYMIKQKSGSIVVISSIVGKFGFYLRSSYSAAKHALHGYFESLRLENENKGIKVMMVCPGKIKTSVSLNAVIADGNKHNQMDPSHENSMSAEQCAAIIIEGIINNKHEIFVGGKELLMIKIKRFFPTWFSKLIRKQSPY encoded by the coding sequence ATGAAGGAGTTTAAAGATAAAGTTGTTTGGATAACGGGTGCCTCTTCCGGCATTGGTGAAGCTTTGGCCATTGATTTAGCTAAAAAAGGATGTAGATTGATTCTTTCGGCACGCAGGGAGAATGAACTAAAAAGAGTAGGGGAGAATACCAAATTACCTCCGTTGGATTTGATGATATTACCGCTTGATTTAATAAACACATCAAACGCAAGTGCATGGGTAGCTCAAATTATAAATCATTTCGGCAGAATAGATATACTGATTAATAATGGTGGAATGAGTCAACGAAGTTCTCTACTGGAAACTACGGTTGAAATAGAAAGAGAATTGATGGAAGTAAATTATTTTGCGCAAGTAAATATAGCTAAAGCTGTATTGCCATATATGATTAAACAAAAAAGCGGATCAATTGTGGTGATAAGTAGTATAGTTGGGAAATTCGGATTCTATTTAAGATCATCGTATAGTGCGGCAAAACATGCTTTGCATGGTTATTTTGAATCTTTAAGACTAGAGAATGAAAATAAAGGAATAAAAGTAATGATGGTTTGTCCGGGTAAAATAAAAACTTCTGTTTCCTTAAATGCAGTAATAGCCGACGGAAATAAACACAATCAAATGGATCCGAGTCATGAAAATAGCATGAGTGCAGAACAGTGTGCGGCTATAATAATAGAAGGCATAATAAATAATAAACATGAAATTTTTGTGGGCGGTAAGGAATTACTAATGATTAAAATTAAAAGATTTTTTCCGACCTGGTTTTCAAAATTAATAAGGAAACAAAGTCCTTATTAA
- a CDS encoding NUDIX hydrolase: MTEVRPINPWKTLKSEIKLETPWIKVEKHDVITPSGTQGVYGTVHFKNLAIGIIPIDNQLNTWLVGQWRYPLNAYSWEIIEGGGPLNTDPLESAKRELKEETGLTAMSYELICNMHTSNSVSDEYSHIYLATDLTEGIAEPDENEDLKIMKVPFQKAYEMVMNGEITDSLSMVGILKVKALIDENKLQIK, from the coding sequence ATGACTGAAGTACGACCAATTAATCCCTGGAAAACACTTAAAAGTGAAATAAAACTTGAAACGCCTTGGATTAAAGTAGAAAAACATGATGTAATTACCCCTTCCGGAACGCAAGGTGTTTATGGTACGGTGCATTTTAAAAATCTGGCAATTGGCATCATACCTATTGATAATCAGCTAAATACGTGGCTTGTAGGGCAGTGGCGCTACCCTTTAAACGCATATAGTTGGGAAATAATTGAAGGCGGAGGCCCTTTAAATACCGATCCTTTGGAGTCCGCAAAAAGAGAACTTAAAGAGGAAACAGGCTTAACAGCAATGAGTTACGAGTTAATTTGTAATATGCACACCAGCAATTCGGTGAGTGATGAATATAGTCACATATACTTAGCAACAGATTTAACTGAAGGAATAGCTGAACCAGATGAAAATGAGGATTTGAAAATTATGAAAGTTCCTTTTCAGAAAGCTTATGAGATGGTTATGAATGGTGAGATAACTGATTCATTAAGCATGGTTGGCATATTAAAGGTGAAAGCTTTAATAGACGAGAACAAATTACAAATTAAATAA
- a CDS encoding tetratricopeptide repeat protein gives MIIAVCITLLLYLQFLNFPAISWDDPEMVFKNKDVRSFNLFAFFSSHYVGNYIPLTMFFHALNWKLAGTNVGGHHLFNILIHLLNGVLAFRIGLILFKNKGPANVIAILFLLHPLQIESVGWISELKNVLWVFFAFLSIHAYLNPIESSSQSKYLKVFLFFLLACLSKPSAVILPLLFIALDIFQNNDFKLKYVLHKIPFLIIAIIFGIINMKTQSADLFINYSHAFPYYQRFAFGGFALLKYIGFFTFPIGLSALHPYPEFNSFILISGITFFSAVIILLSYLFYKKSFKLFALISLPLINLILVLQFIPFGESLYADRYMYMALFFFSLLPVYCIAQKERVLKYSSILLIIILPIISFSRMRIWSSAENLYTDVVKKYPESFVALNSLGTEKMMLNKDTEALQYLTEAVRVNEKNYKGYYNLGLVLLKLNKSDEAIKSFNQAIKLKENTKSYIGRASAYYNKMDIAKAISDAEYVLKSEPNNAKALFILANCYNEMNQLEKAISVYDLCIQGDADEPDFYFKRGIAYGKMQDFSKCKLDLDKCLILNKNYIEAYYWRGVVKVNLKENPCADLKIAAQNNYKPAVTAFQKYCQ, from the coding sequence GTGATAATTGCAGTTTGCATTACTTTGCTATTGTATTTGCAGTTTTTGAATTTCCCGGCAATTAGTTGGGACGACCCCGAAATGGTATTTAAAAACAAGGATGTACGCAGTTTTAACCTTTTTGCTTTTTTTTCCAGTCACTATGTAGGTAATTACATTCCGCTCACCATGTTTTTTCATGCCCTGAATTGGAAATTGGCAGGAACAAACGTAGGCGGACATCACCTTTTCAATATTCTGATTCATTTATTGAATGGGGTTTTAGCTTTTCGAATTGGGCTTATTCTTTTTAAAAACAAAGGTCCGGCAAATGTAATTGCCATTTTATTTCTTTTACATCCCCTACAAATTGAAAGTGTAGGCTGGATAAGTGAATTGAAAAATGTACTCTGGGTATTTTTTGCTTTTCTTTCCATACATGCTTATTTGAACCCTATTGAAAGCAGCTCGCAAAGCAAATACTTAAAAGTTTTTTTATTTTTTCTTCTGGCCTGTTTAAGTAAACCTTCAGCCGTTATTTTACCACTTCTATTTATTGCATTGGATATTTTTCAAAACAATGATTTTAAACTAAAATATGTTTTGCATAAAATTCCGTTTCTAATTATTGCAATAATATTTGGTATCATCAATATGAAAACACAAAGTGCTGATTTATTCATTAATTATTCGCATGCTTTTCCTTACTACCAGCGTTTTGCTTTTGGCGGATTTGCATTATTAAAATATATCGGCTTTTTCACTTTTCCCATTGGCTTATCGGCCTTACATCCTTATCCTGAATTTAATTCGTTTATATTAATAAGCGGAATCACCTTCTTTAGCGCTGTCATTATTTTATTAAGTTATTTATTTTACAAGAAATCATTTAAACTATTCGCGCTCATTAGTTTACCACTTATTAATTTAATACTGGTTTTACAATTTATACCTTTTGGCGAATCACTCTATGCCGACCGTTATATGTACATGGCCTTATTTTTCTTTAGTTTATTGCCGGTTTATTGTATTGCACAAAAAGAGCGCGTTTTAAAATATAGTTCGATTTTACTAATCATTATTCTGCCCATAATAAGTTTTTCACGCATGCGTATATGGAGCAGTGCAGAAAATTTATACACGGATGTCGTAAAAAAATATCCCGAATCTTTTGTTGCTTTAAACAGTTTGGGTACTGAAAAGATGATGTTAAATAAAGATACCGAAGCCTTACAATATCTGACCGAAGCGGTACGTGTGAATGAAAAAAATTACAAAGGTTACTATAATCTGGGTTTGGTGTTGTTGAAACTAAATAAAAGTGATGAGGCCATAAAAAGTTTTAATCAAGCCATAAAACTAAAAGAAAATACTAAATCCTATATCGGTCGCGCTTCAGCCTATTACAATAAAATGGACATAGCCAAAGCAATCAGCGATGCTGAATATGTTTTAAAAAGTGAACCTAATAACGCAAAAGCACTTTTTATTTTAGCTAATTGTTATAATGAAATGAATCAACTCGAAAAAGCGATTTCTGTTTATGACCTTTGCATTCAAGGAGACGCTGATGAACCTGATTTTTATTTTAAACGAGGGATTGCCTATGGTAAAATGCAAGATTTTTCGAAATGCAAGTTGGATTTAGATAAATGTTTAATTTTAAATAAAAATTATATTGAAGCTTATTATTGGAGAGGTGTAGTAAAAGTGAATTTAAAAGAAAATCCCTGTGCTGATTTAAAAATAGCTGCGCAAAATAATTATAAACCCGCCGTTACCGCATTTCAAAAATATTGTCAATGA
- the lipB gene encoding lipoyl(octanoyl) transferase LipB, with product MKNNKIIFRDLGLMNYSECWNYQEELFEEVVRIKTLNRDLAEEEKITTPNYLLFVEHPHVYTLGKSGDEKNLLLNELQLREKSAEYHKINRGGDITYHGPGQLVAYPILDLDNFFTDIHKYLRLLEETIIVTLEEYGIKSERSPGETGVWIDSGNPLQARKICAMGVRCSRWVTMHGWGFNINTDLNYFNNIIPCGITNKKVTSMKAELGRELNIQEVKEKLKKNFAILFNAEIV from the coding sequence TTGAAAAATAATAAGATCATATTTCGCGATCTTGGTTTAATGAACTATTCGGAATGCTGGAATTACCAAGAGGAATTGTTTGAAGAGGTTGTTCGAATTAAAACCTTAAATAGAGATTTAGCAGAAGAAGAAAAAATCACCACTCCAAATTATTTACTTTTTGTGGAACACCCGCATGTTTACACTTTAGGTAAAAGTGGGGATGAAAAAAACCTATTGCTAAATGAATTACAACTGCGAGAAAAAAGCGCCGAATACCATAAAATAAACAGAGGCGGAGATATCACTTATCATGGTCCCGGACAATTGGTTGCTTATCCTATACTTGACTTAGATAATTTTTTTACGGATATACATAAGTATTTGAGATTATTAGAAGAAACTATAATTGTTACATTAGAAGAGTATGGAATAAAGAGTGAACGAAGCCCGGGCGAAACCGGTGTTTGGATTGATTCGGGAAATCCATTACAGGCTCGTAAAATTTGTGCCATGGGCGTGCGATGCAGCCGTTGGGTAACCATGCACGGTTGGGGATTTAACATCAATACCGATTTAAACTACTTCAATAATATTATTCCTTGTGGAATTACTAATAAAAAAGTAACCAGTATGAAAGCTGAATTGGGAAGAGAATTGAATATACAGGAAGTGAAAGAAAAACTTAAAAAGAATTTTGCAATTTTATTTAATGCTGAAATAGTTTAA
- a CDS encoding bifunctional phosphoglucose/phosphomannose isomerase has translation MKELVESFVDQLNEGLTIANQAIISKSENIHQIIISGLGGSGIGGTILSELISDSCTVPVIINKDYFLPAFTGPNTLVIISSYSGNTEETLQAMQQALEKKAQIVCVCSGGKVYELAKQHQLDHIIIPGGNPPRSCIGYSLIQLIKIFIAKGFASNSLLSDLKKAIHLLDQEKNNIKTKAQQIASKISNKIPVIYSLGSCEGVSVRFRQQINENSKMLCWHHVFPEMNHNELVGWTTKNDNLAVLTFHTSFDYKRTKKRYEICKPIFEKYSSGVIDIEAKGESKLEQFLYLINIGDWISCYIADIRAIDPVEVNVINHLKSELSKF, from the coding sequence ATGAAAGAACTTGTAGAAAGTTTCGTTGATCAATTGAATGAAGGTTTGACTATAGCTAACCAAGCTATTATAAGTAAGTCTGAAAACATTCATCAAATCATTATTAGCGGATTAGGTGGCTCCGGAATTGGAGGTACAATACTATCAGAACTGATTTCAGATAGCTGTACTGTTCCGGTCATAATTAATAAAGATTATTTTTTACCGGCCTTCACTGGCCCTAATACTTTAGTAATTATCTCAAGCTATTCGGGGAATACAGAAGAAACTTTACAAGCCATGCAACAAGCTTTGGAAAAAAAGGCGCAAATTGTTTGTGTATGTAGCGGAGGAAAAGTATATGAATTGGCAAAACAACATCAATTAGATCACATTATAATTCCGGGCGGTAATCCTCCTCGTTCTTGTATAGGTTATTCTTTAATTCAATTAATAAAAATATTTATAGCCAAAGGGTTTGCCTCAAATAGTTTACTATCAGATTTAAAAAAAGCTATTCACTTATTAGATCAAGAAAAAAACAACATCAAAACAAAGGCGCAACAAATAGCATCAAAAATCTCTAATAAAATTCCGGTTATATACTCCTTAGGATCTTGCGAGGGCGTTTCTGTTCGTTTCAGACAACAAATAAATGAAAATAGTAAAATGTTGTGCTGGCATCATGTTTTTCCTGAAATGAATCATAATGAATTAGTAGGATGGACTACCAAGAATGATAATTTAGCTGTACTTACATTTCATACTTCATTTGATTATAAGCGAACAAAGAAAAGATATGAAATTTGCAAACCCATATTTGAAAAATATTCTTCGGGAGTAATAGACATTGAAGCAAAAGGCGAAAGTAAATTGGAACAGTTTTTATACTTAATTAATATTGGGGATTGGATTAGTTGTTACATTGCCGACATTCGTGCTATTGACCCGGTTGAAGTAAACGTAATCAACCATTTAAAATCAGAACTTTCTAAATTCTGA